The following are encoded in a window of Rosa chinensis cultivar Old Blush chromosome 4, RchiOBHm-V2, whole genome shotgun sequence genomic DNA:
- the LOC121052791 gene encoding ninja-family protein AFP2-like yields MIAEGDLLRRIVSGDDLSRKAVVDEQVQDFNDVKLSLGLGLSLNRRFGVDPKAKVGLQLKRSSSVSDFSPAVRTPVRDEEATTCHVPRPCMVPLIRTCSLPTETEDEWRKRKELQSLRRMEAKRKRSEKQQKSYSKLHRGRTWENLEKDRRVEAINGGSCPPLPSPAAFCTDPP; encoded by the exons ATGATAGCAGAG GGAGATCTGTTGAGGAGAATTGTTTCCGGTGACGATTTATCTCGAAAAGCCGTCGTTGACGAGCAGGTCCAAGATTTCAACGACGTTAAGCTGAGCCTGGGGCTGGGGCTGTCATTGAACCGTCGGTTTGGGGTGGACCCGAAGGCCAAGGTGGGGCTACAACTCAAACGATCGTCTTCAGTCTCAGACTTCTCGCCTGCGGTTAGGACTCCGGTGAGAGATGAGGAGGCAACGACGTGTCACGTACCCCGGCCGTGTATGGTGCCTCTGATTAGGACTTGCTCACTTCCGACGGAGACAGAGGATGAGtggaggaagaggaaggagCTGCAGAGCTTGAGGAGAATGGAGGCGAAGCGGAAGCGATCAGAGAAGCAGCAGAAGAGTTATTCGAAGCTGCATAGGGGCCGGACTTGGGAGAATTTGGAGAAAGATAGGAGAGTAGAGGCCATCAATGGTGGCAGTTGTCCTCCTCTTCCGAGTCCGGCGGCATTCTGTACAGATCCGCCATGA